One Lutra lutra chromosome 18, mLutLut1.2, whole genome shotgun sequence genomic window carries:
- the NUPR1 gene encoding nuclear protein 1 yields MKASFPRAASPAQQPGGPEDGDPSLDEYELYGLSHSYLGAGGRKGRTKREAAANTNRPSPGGHERKLVTKLQNTERKRRGARS; encoded by the exons ATGAAGGCCAGTTTTCCGAGAGCAGCCAGCCCAGCCCAACAGCCCGGAGGCCCAGAGGACGGAGACCCCAGCCTGGATGAGTACGAGCTCTATGGCCTATCTCACTCCTACCTGG GAGCAGGAGGCCGGAAAGGTCGCACCAAGAGAGAAGCTGCCGCCAACACCAACCGCCCCAGCCCTGGAGGCCATGAGAGGAAGCTGGTGACCAAGCTCCAGAATACGGAGAGGAAAAGACGAGGGGCACGGTCCTGA